Proteins encoded by one window of Lutibacter sp. A64:
- a CDS encoding L-threonylcarbamoyladenylate synthase: MQLEINKSVKILQQNKILLYPTDTVWGIGCDATSNEAVKKVFNIKNRSESKSLIILVDSINMLQQYVPTISNKIIELLAETSKPTTIIYNNPIGLATNVVADDATVAIRIPENKFCKHLISAFGKPIVSTSANVSGNATPKSFKEIEQSILDSVDYIVNLQREEVNEKSSTILKVVANGDIIVLRK, translated from the coding sequence ATGCAGTTAGAAATAAATAAGAGTGTTAAAATACTTCAGCAAAATAAAATTTTGTTATATCCAACAGATACTGTTTGGGGAATTGGATGTGATGCTACTTCTAACGAAGCTGTAAAAAAGGTGTTTAATATAAAAAATCGCTCAGAGAGTAAAAGCTTAATAATTTTGGTAGATAGTATTAACATGTTACAGCAATATGTGCCAACTATTTCAAATAAAATTATTGAATTATTGGCTGAGACATCCAAACCAACTACAATTATTTATAACAATCCTATTGGTTTAGCAACAAATGTAGTTGCAGATGATGCAACTGTAGCAATTAGAATTCCAGAAAATAAGTTTTGTAAACACTTAATTTCAGCGTTTGGAAAACCCATAGTTTCTACATCTGCAAATGTGAGTGGAAATGCTACACCTAAAAGTTTTAAAGAAATAGAGCAGTCAATTTTGGATAGCGTGGACTATATTGTAAATTTGCAGCGCGAAGAAGTAAACGAAAAGTCTTCAACTATTTTAAAAGTTGTAGCTAATGGAGATATAATTGTACTTCGTAAATAA
- a CDS encoding glycosyltransferase family 2 protein: MEISVIISTYNSEDLLQKVLWGYHNQTFNNFELVIADDGSKESTKILIENFQKITNFPITHVWQEDNGFQKSKILNKAILECKAPYIIMSDGDCIPKYNFVEVHNSKKKEGYFISGGYFKLSKNISELIDKETILSGSCFKLKWLKKNGLKKSFRNNKLTEKKLKAGVLNTLTPTKATWNGHNSSGWKKDIIAVNGFDERMQYGGQDRELGERLVNYGIKPKQLRYSAIVVHLDHPRGYENKKSWEINNNIRKYTRKYNIIYSPFGLIKHGVSA; encoded by the coding sequence ATGGAGATTTCTGTTATAATTAGCACTTACAATTCTGAAGATTTATTACAAAAAGTTTTATGGGGATACCATAACCAAACTTTTAATAATTTTGAGTTGGTAATTGCCGATGATGGTTCTAAAGAAAGCACAAAAATATTGATTGAAAATTTTCAAAAAATTACAAACTTTCCAATAACACACGTTTGGCAAGAAGATAACGGATTTCAGAAATCGAAAATATTAAATAAAGCTATTTTAGAATGCAAAGCCCCATATATAATTATGTCTGACGGTGATTGCATACCAAAATACAATTTTGTTGAAGTTCATAATTCTAAAAAGAAAGAAGGGTATTTTATTTCTGGCGGATATTTTAAATTATCTAAAAACATATCAGAATTAATAGACAAAGAAACTATTTTATCTGGCAGTTGTTTTAAGCTTAAATGGCTTAAAAAAAATGGTTTAAAAAAGTCGTTTAGAAATAATAAGCTAACTGAAAAAAAATTAAAAGCAGGTGTTTTAAACACGTTAACACCAACAAAAGCAACTTGGAACGGCCATAATTCATCTGGTTGGAAAAAAGATATAATTGCTGTAAATGGTTTTGATGAACGCATGCAATATGGTGGACAAGATAGAGAATTAGGAGAACGGTTAGTTAATTACGGCATAAAACCTAAACAATTACGATATAGTGCAATTGTAGTGCATTTAGACCATCCACGAGGTTATGAAAACAAAAAAAGTTGGGAAATAAATAATAATATTAGAAAATATACACGAAAATACAACATTATATATTCTCCTTTTGGCTTAATTAAGCACGGAGTTTCTGCTTAA
- a CDS encoding ATP-grasp fold amidoligase family protein → MKFKKSTYRLLKNFKFLPNKRLLKIRYRYYTDDKLNLENPKKFNEKITWLKLHFHVPLLTQLADKFAVREYVSKKIGDVYLNELYNVYYSVDAIDFDQLPNQFVLKGVHGSSLNIIVKDKSKLDIKKAKKTMRKWMKHCQYKKVGLEWAYKNIEPKIIAEKYLEEEDREVLLDYKFFCFNGKPKFVQIDLERGIEDYRCFYDLDWKKLPFSTVKNTFFEGEVEKPSNFDEMIKLAYNLSENLPFSRVDFYSIKGRTIFGEITFYPADGKKNFVPDEYNEIIGDYLKLPKIPEEHKIITVF, encoded by the coding sequence ATGAAATTTAAAAAATCAACGTATAGACTTTTAAAAAATTTTAAATTTTTACCTAATAAAAGATTGCTAAAAATTAGATATAGATATTATACTGATGATAAGTTAAATCTAGAAAATCCTAAAAAATTTAATGAAAAAATTACTTGGTTAAAGTTGCATTTTCATGTGCCACTTTTAACGCAGTTGGCAGATAAATTTGCTGTTAGAGAATATGTGTCAAAAAAAATAGGCGATGTTTATTTAAATGAATTGTACAATGTTTATTATAGTGTAGATGCCATTGATTTTGATCAACTTCCAAATCAATTTGTGTTAAAAGGTGTACACGGTAGTAGTTTAAATATTATTGTAAAAGATAAAAGTAAATTAGATATTAAAAAAGCTAAAAAGACAATGCGAAAATGGATGAAGCATTGCCAATATAAAAAAGTAGGCTTAGAATGGGCTTATAAAAATATTGAACCAAAAATAATTGCTGAAAAATATTTAGAAGAAGAGGATAGAGAGGTACTTTTAGATTATAAGTTTTTTTGTTTTAACGGGAAGCCTAAATTTGTGCAAATTGATTTAGAGAGAGGGATTGAAGATTATAGGTGTTTTTATGATTTAGATTGGAAGAAACTACCATTTTCAACTGTTAAAAATACTTTTTTTGAAGGAGAAGTAGAGAAGCCTTCTAATTTTGATGAGATGATTAAATTGGCATATAATTTGTCTGAAAATCTTCCGTTTTCTCGTGTAGACTTTTATTCAATTAAAGGTAGAACGATTTTTGGAGAAATTACTTTTTATCCTGCTGATGGTAAAAAGAATTTTGTGCCTGATGAATATAATGAAATTATTGGAGATTATTTAAAATTACCAAAAATACCAGAAGAACATAAAATAATTACTGTTTTTTAA
- a CDS encoding UDP-N-acetylglucosamine 2-epimerase: protein MKFLLYISYDYGFPIVRPLQEEILKRGYQVAWFAEIEESKKKLLPTENLLNTVDEVVDYKPDAVLVASNEVPHFFPGIKVQLFHGFSVNKRSKEKGHFRIRGFFDLYCTQGPSTTKTFKKLARKHKNFKVVETGWSKVDILFPIEDNIKRHKPVIFVASTFTERLSLAHNDNVFNEIVKLIEKENWDWIVNLHPKMNEDIVHKFQELDTYKNVTFIPFLEDLAPLKNADVMLTDTSSIITEFIIQKKPVITFNNRKPKKSFINVTEVSKIKPAIEKAIKRQKKLIKKIESFALKQHPYFDGKSSKRVIDAVEDFVNNNEQESLKSKPLNLIRKFKIRKRLKYFKF, encoded by the coding sequence ATGAAATTTTTACTTTATATATCATATGATTATGGTTTTCCAATAGTGAGACCATTACAAGAAGAAATCTTAAAAAGAGGTTATCAGGTTGCTTGGTTTGCAGAAATAGAAGAAAGTAAAAAAAAGTTGCTACCAACAGAAAACTTATTAAATACTGTTGATGAAGTTGTTGATTATAAGCCAGATGCAGTTTTAGTGGCAAGTAATGAAGTACCACATTTTTTTCCAGGTATAAAAGTGCAATTGTTTCATGGCTTTAGTGTAAATAAACGAAGTAAAGAGAAAGGACATTTTAGAATAAGAGGTTTTTTTGATTTGTATTGTACACAAGGACCTTCAACAACAAAAACGTTTAAAAAATTAGCTCGTAAACATAAAAATTTTAAAGTAGTTGAAACCGGTTGGTCTAAGGTAGATATTTTGTTTCCAATTGAAGATAATATCAAAAGACATAAACCCGTTATTTTTGTAGCTTCTACATTTACAGAACGTTTAAGTTTAGCACATAATGATAATGTTTTTAATGAAATAGTTAAACTTATTGAAAAAGAAAACTGGGATTGGATTGTTAATTTACATCCAAAAATGAATGAAGATATAGTACATAAGTTTCAAGAATTAGATACATATAAGAATGTTACTTTTATTCCTTTTTTAGAGGATTTAGCTCCATTAAAAAATGCAGATGTAATGTTAACCGATACATCTTCAATAATTACAGAATTTATTATTCAAAAAAAACCAGTAATTACATTTAATAATAGAAAGCCTAAAAAAAGCTTTATAAATGTTACTGAAGTCAGTAAAATTAAGCCTGCAATAGAAAAAGCAATAAAAAGACAAAAAAAATTAATCAAAAAAATAGAATCATTTGCATTAAAACAGCATCCATATTTTGATGGAAAATCGAGTAAAAGAGTTATTGATGCTGTAGAAGATTTTGTAAATAATAATGAGCAAGAATCATTAAAAAGCAAACCGCTTAATCTTATAAGAAAGTTTAAAATACGAAAGCGTTTAAAGTATTTTAAATTTTAA
- a CDS encoding 2,3,4,5-tetrahydropyridine-2,6-dicarboxylate N-succinyltransferase yields the protein MEKIKEIIENAWEDRALLKDEATQNTIREVVALLDAGTLRVAEPIDGGWQVNEWVKKAVVLYFPIQKMETIEVGCFEYHDKIPLKTGYKEKGVRVVPHAVARHGSYISAGAILMPSYINIGAYVDAGTMVDTWATVGSCAQIGKNVHLSGGVGIGGVLEPLQAAPVIIEDDVFVGSRCIVVEGVHVEKEAVLGAGVVLTMSTKIIDVTGPEPIEMKGRVPERSVVIPGSYKKQFPAGEFNVPCAMIIGKRKESTNKKTSLNDALRENDVAV from the coding sequence ATGGAAAAAATTAAAGAAATTATAGAAAATGCTTGGGAAGATAGAGCATTGTTAAAAGATGAAGCTACACAAAATACAATTAGGGAAGTTGTTGCTTTATTAGATGCAGGAACTTTAAGAGTTGCAGAACCAATAGATGGAGGATGGCAAGTAAACGAATGGGTGAAAAAAGCTGTTGTTTTGTATTTCCCAATTCAAAAAATGGAAACTATAGAAGTTGGTTGTTTTGAATACCATGATAAAATTCCATTAAAAACAGGTTATAAAGAAAAAGGAGTTCGTGTGGTTCCACATGCGGTTGCTCGTCATGGTTCATATATTTCTGCAGGTGCAATTTTAATGCCTAGTTATATTAATATTGGTGCTTATGTAGATGCAGGTACTATGGTAGATACTTGGGCAACAGTTGGTAGTTGTGCACAAATTGGTAAAAATGTACATTTAAGTGGTGGAGTAGGTATTGGTGGCGTTTTAGAGCCTTTACAAGCTGCTCCGGTAATTATTGAAGATGATGTTTTTGTTGGTTCGCGTTGTATTGTTGTTGAAGGTGTTCATGTAGAAAAAGAAGCTGTTTTAGGAGCAGGTGTTGTTTTAACAATGAGTACTAAAATTATAGATGTTACAGGCCCAGAACCAATTGAAATGAAGGGTAGAGTACCAGAACGTTCTGTAGTAATTCCAGGAAGTTATAAAAAACAATTTCCAGCGGGAGAATTTAACGTTCCTTGTGCTATGATTATTGGAAAACGTAAAGAAAGTACTAATAAAAAAACTTCTTTAAACGATGCGCTTCGTGAGAATGATGTAGCTGTTTAA
- the ruvX gene encoding Holliday junction resolvase RuvX, which translates to MGRILAFDYGEKRTGIAITDELQIIASGLTTVNTNKLFSFLTEYLKNETVELFIVGEPKQMNNTASESEQFIKPFIKKLSTTFPKIPIKRIDERFTSKMAFQSMIDSGLKKKQRQNKALIDEISATLILQSYLHSK; encoded by the coding sequence TTGGGACGTATTTTAGCTTTTGATTATGGTGAAAAAAGAACAGGTATTGCAATAACTGACGAGCTTCAAATTATTGCTTCTGGACTTACAACAGTTAATACTAATAAATTATTTTCTTTTTTAACCGAGTATTTAAAAAATGAAACTGTTGAATTATTTATTGTTGGTGAACCAAAGCAAATGAATAATACTGCCAGCGAAAGTGAACAATTTATAAAGCCCTTTATAAAAAAACTAAGTACTACTTTTCCAAAAATCCCGATAAAGCGTATTGACGAACGCTTTACTTCCAAAATGGCTTTTCAAAGTATGATTGATAGCGGTTTAAAAAAAAAACAGCGTCAAAATAAAGCCTTGATTGATGAAATTAGTGCTACTTTAATTCTACAATCGTATTTACACTCAAAATAA
- a CDS encoding glycoside hydrolase family 3 C-terminal domain-containing protein — protein MNRKNSLKLGVLLVALFGVLILNTNIYAQEIVSKNIINQDVELKIDSIISLLTLEEKVAMCHAQSKFSTAGVGRLGIPEVWMSDGPHGVRGEINWDNWGYAKWTNDSITAFPALTCLAATFNPKLSKKYGVSIGEEALYREKDVLLGPGVNIYRTPLNGRNFEYMGEDPFLASKMVIPYIHGVQENGVAACLKHYVLNNQEQWRDHINVKVSDRALYEIYLPAFKAAVVEGGVWSVMGAYNQFRGQHTTHHKLLNKILKTDWGFDGVVISDWGSTHDTKEAALYGLDMEMGTGTDGLTSTSLNAYDNYYLADPFLQMIKKGEIEESIVDEKVRRILRLMFRTNMNKNRGFGKINNDEHLEVAREIAAEGIVLLKNENSFFPIDPSKKMTIAVIGENATRKMTLGGGSSELKAKNEISPLKGLQDRYKNATIVHALGYASGPPVYGRVIPSELDAEALKNEAIEVAKNADVVLFFGGLNKNYQQDCEGGDRIDYGLPFGQEELLDELIEVNKNIGVVLVSGNAVAMPWLSKVNAVMQGWYLGSEAGNALADVISGDVNPSGKLPFSFPVHLTDNSAHHFGEISYPGNGEYQEYKEDILVGYRWHDTQKIKPLFAFGYGLSYTNFNIDNVSTDKKTYTSSDIIKVTCDVSNIGVITGSEVVQVYVGKSKSKVKRAAKELKGFEKIVVKNNSTETVEISIAVEDLAYYNETISDWSLEKGTYEIYVGNASNNISKKLKIRIK, from the coding sequence ATGAATAGAAAAAACAGTTTAAAACTAGGTGTGTTATTGGTAGCACTTTTTGGAGTGTTAATTTTAAATACGAATATTTATGCGCAAGAAATAGTTTCTAAAAATATAATAAATCAAGATGTAGAATTAAAAATTGATAGTATAATTTCATTATTAACATTAGAAGAAAAAGTAGCTATGTGTCATGCACAATCTAAGTTTTCTACTGCAGGAGTTGGAAGGTTAGGAATCCCTGAAGTTTGGATGTCTGATGGTCCGCACGGAGTTAGAGGTGAAATTAACTGGGATAATTGGGGATATGCTAAGTGGACAAACGATTCTATAACTGCTTTTCCAGCTTTAACATGTTTAGCTGCAACTTTTAACCCTAAATTATCTAAAAAATATGGCGTTAGTATTGGAGAGGAAGCTCTATATAGAGAGAAAGATGTGTTATTAGGTCCTGGTGTAAATATTTATAGAACTCCATTAAACGGACGTAATTTTGAATATATGGGTGAAGATCCTTTTTTAGCTTCTAAAATGGTAATACCTTATATCCATGGTGTACAAGAAAATGGTGTAGCCGCATGTTTAAAACATTATGTATTAAATAATCAAGAGCAATGGAGAGATCATATTAATGTAAAAGTAAGTGATAGAGCATTATATGAGATTTACTTACCAGCTTTTAAGGCAGCTGTTGTAGAAGGTGGAGTGTGGTCTGTAATGGGTGCTTATAATCAATTTAGAGGACAACATACTACACATCATAAATTATTAAATAAAATTTTAAAAACAGATTGGGGATTTGATGGTGTCGTAATTTCTGATTGGGGCTCTACACATGATACAAAAGAAGCTGCACTTTATGGTTTAGATATGGAGATGGGAACAGGTACAGATGGGTTAACTTCAACTTCACTTAATGCATACGATAATTATTATTTAGCAGATCCTTTTTTACAAATGATAAAAAAAGGTGAAATTGAAGAAAGCATTGTAGATGAAAAAGTTCGAAGAATTTTACGTTTAATGTTTAGAACCAATATGAATAAAAATCGTGGATTTGGAAAAATTAATAATGATGAGCACCTTGAAGTTGCACGTGAAATTGCTGCTGAAGGGATTGTATTGTTAAAAAATGAAAATTCTTTTTTTCCAATAGATCCATCAAAAAAAATGACAATTGCAGTAATTGGAGAAAATGCAACTAGAAAAATGACTCTTGGTGGTGGGTCTTCAGAATTAAAAGCTAAAAATGAAATATCACCACTTAAAGGCTTGCAAGATCGTTATAAAAATGCAACTATTGTACATGCTTTAGGCTATGCTTCAGGACCTCCTGTATATGGTAGAGTAATTCCTTCAGAATTAGATGCTGAAGCTTTAAAAAATGAAGCTATTGAAGTTGCTAAAAATGCTGATGTTGTGCTCTTTTTTGGAGGACTAAATAAAAATTATCAACAAGATTGTGAAGGAGGAGATAGAATAGATTATGGATTACCTTTTGGACAAGAAGAATTGTTAGATGAATTAATTGAAGTTAATAAAAATATTGGAGTTGTTTTAGTAAGTGGTAATGCAGTTGCAATGCCTTGGTTGTCAAAGGTAAATGCGGTAATGCAAGGTTGGTACCTAGGAAGTGAAGCAGGAAATGCATTAGCTGATGTTATTAGCGGTGATGTAAATCCTTCAGGAAAATTACCTTTTTCTTTTCCAGTACATTTAACTGACAATTCTGCACATCATTTTGGTGAAATTTCATATCCTGGAAATGGTGAATATCAAGAATATAAAGAGGATATATTAGTTGGTTACAGATGGCACGATACTCAAAAAATTAAACCTCTTTTTGCCTTTGGATATGGTTTATCTTACACAAATTTTAATATTGATAATGTAAGTACAGATAAAAAAACATACACTTCTTCAGATATTATTAAAGTTACTTGTGATGTTTCTAATATTGGTGTCATTACTGGTTCTGAAGTTGTTCAGGTATATGTTGGTAAATCAAAATCAAAAGTAAAAAGAGCTGCGAAAGAACTTAAAGGTTTCGAAAAAATTGTAGTAAAAAATAATTCAACTGAAACTGTTGAAATTTCAATTGCTGTAGAAGATTTGGCTTATTATAATGAAACTATTTCAGATTGGAGTTTAGAAAAAGGTACTTATGAAATTTATGTCGGAAATGCATCGAACAATATTTCAAAAAAACTTAAAATAAGAATCAAATAA
- a CDS encoding glycoside hydrolase family 3 protein, with amino-acid sequence MRKYVSLIVTIIIVFSCVDNQPIYKNPNESFENRAKHLVSLMTLEEKVSQMSYESPAIERLEIPEYNWWNECLHGVARAGVATVFPQAIGMGAMWDKQQMFRVANAISDEARAKHHEFASRNKRGIYQGLTYWTPNINIFRDPRWGRGMETYGEDPYLTGELGVQFIKGLQGDDPTYYKLIATAKHFVVHSGPEISRHSFNVTPTPYDMVNTYSPQFEKVIKQAGVYSIMCAYNSYDGLPCCGNTELSDLLRNKWGFKGYIVSDCWAIKDFYNKGAHEVSENQQEAAAMAVKAGTDLNCGDSYPALVEAVKNGHITEDELNVSLERLIVARLKLGLFAPEGAVKYEKIPYDVVDSETHRLLALETSRKSLVLLKNENNLLPFSKDVKKVAVIGPNSDDLEVLLGNYNGYPSNPITPLKGIIDKLPDAEVNFAVGCKTAEGLPIFEAIPTSVLFTDETLQTNGLNAAYYSNLYCEGTPNHSQVDKNVDFIWRTKAPFSDMKYDHFSVRWTGYISVQKTGKYALGGEAFSGMKLYLDDKLLVEREDVHHPKKEYEYVSLEAGKKYKIKLEYKQNNTDYAIMRFLWEAPTDSLEQEAIEIAKKSDLIVLCMGLSPLLEGEEMKVKVDGFSGGDRLDVKLPKTQTDLMKKLNKLGKPMVLVLLNGSAVAINWENDNIPAIIEAWYPGQAGGTAIADVIFGDYNPAGRLPLTFYKDIDDIPEFSEYSMKGKTYRYFKGEALYPFGYGLSYTNFKYSDLKIQKEISTNQNLKVSVDITNKGEFNGEEVVQLYATRLKDDGLNPTRSLLGFNRIHLNIGETKTVEFTVTPKQLAIVNKDYQQVVINEEILISVGGEQPDIKGRKSNNVLSEIVTIKGTPFLIENN; translated from the coding sequence ATGAGAAAATATGTTTCTTTAATAGTTACAATCATTATAGTTTTTTCATGTGTAGATAATCAACCAATTTATAAAAATCCTAATGAAAGTTTTGAAAATCGAGCAAAACATTTAGTGTCATTAATGACTTTAGAAGAGAAAGTTTCACAAATGAGCTATGAATCTCCAGCAATTGAACGCTTAGAAATACCAGAATATAATTGGTGGAATGAATGTTTACATGGCGTTGCAAGAGCAGGTGTAGCAACAGTTTTTCCTCAAGCCATTGGTATGGGGGCAATGTGGGATAAACAACAAATGTTTAGAGTTGCAAATGCAATTTCAGATGAAGCAAGAGCAAAACATCACGAATTTGCAAGTAGAAATAAAAGAGGAATTTACCAAGGGTTAACATATTGGACACCTAATATTAATATTTTTAGAGATCCTAGATGGGGAAGAGGTATGGAAACATATGGGGAAGATCCCTATTTGACAGGAGAACTTGGTGTGCAATTTATTAAAGGATTACAAGGAGATGATCCAACATATTATAAGTTAATTGCTACTGCAAAACATTTTGTAGTTCATAGTGGGCCAGAGATTAGTAGACATAGTTTTAATGTAACTCCAACGCCATATGATATGGTAAATACTTATAGTCCACAATTTGAAAAAGTAATAAAACAAGCTGGTGTATATTCTATAATGTGTGCTTATAACAGTTATGATGGTTTACCATGTTGTGGAAATACGGAATTAAGTGATTTATTGAGAAATAAATGGGGCTTTAAAGGATATATAGTTTCGGATTGTTGGGCTATAAAAGATTTTTATAATAAAGGAGCTCATGAAGTCTCTGAAAATCAGCAAGAAGCTGCTGCAATGGCGGTAAAAGCTGGAACTGATTTAAATTGTGGAGATTCTTATCCAGCTCTTGTTGAAGCTGTAAAAAATGGACATATTACTGAAGACGAATTAAATGTTTCTTTAGAAAGATTAATTGTAGCGCGATTGAAATTGGGTTTATTTGCTCCAGAAGGAGCTGTAAAATATGAGAAAATTCCCTATGATGTTGTTGATTCTGAAACACATAGATTATTGGCTTTAGAGACTTCTAGAAAATCTTTAGTCTTGTTAAAAAATGAAAATAATTTATTACCATTCAGTAAAGATGTCAAAAAAGTAGCTGTTATCGGTCCAAATTCAGATGATTTAGAAGTTTTATTAGGAAATTATAATGGATACCCTTCAAATCCAATAACACCTTTAAAAGGTATTATTGATAAATTACCAGATGCTGAAGTTAACTTTGCTGTTGGATGTAAAACAGCAGAAGGATTACCAATTTTTGAAGCCATACCAACATCTGTATTATTTACTGATGAAACTTTACAAACAAATGGACTTAATGCTGCATATTATTCAAATTTATACTGCGAAGGAACTCCAAACCATTCTCAAGTAGATAAAAATGTTGATTTTATTTGGAGAACTAAAGCTCCTTTTTCAGATATGAAATATGATCATTTTTCTGTTCGTTGGACAGGGTATATAAGTGTTCAAAAAACAGGTAAATATGCTTTAGGTGGTGAGGCTTTTTCAGGAATGAAATTATATTTAGATGATAAACTTTTAGTTGAAAGGGAAGATGTACATCATCCTAAAAAAGAATATGAATATGTATCTCTAGAAGCTGGTAAAAAATATAAAATAAAACTAGAATACAAGCAAAATAATACAGACTATGCTATTATGAGATTTTTATGGGAAGCACCTACAGATTCTTTAGAGCAAGAAGCAATTGAAATTGCAAAAAAATCTGATTTAATAGTCTTGTGTATGGGATTAAGTCCATTATTAGAAGGTGAAGAAATGAAAGTAAAAGTTGATGGTTTTTCTGGAGGTGATAGATTGGATGTTAAACTTCCTAAAACTCAAACAGATTTAATGAAAAAATTAAATAAGTTAGGGAAACCAATGGTATTAGTTTTATTAAATGGAAGTGCTGTTGCTATAAATTGGGAGAATGATAATATACCAGCAATTATTGAAGCTTGGTATCCTGGTCAGGCAGGAGGAACTGCTATTGCAGATGTGATTTTTGGAGATTATAATCCAGCAGGAAGGTTGCCTTTAACATTTTATAAAGATATTGATGATATCCCTGAATTTTCAGAGTATAGTATGAAAGGTAAAACCTATCGTTATTTTAAAGGAGAAGCTCTTTATCCGTTCGGTTATGGGTTAAGTTATACTAACTTTAAATATTCAGATTTAAAAATACAAAAAGAAATTTCAACAAATCAAAATTTGAAAGTATCAGTCGATATTACCAATAAAGGAGAATTTAACGGAGAAGAAGTAGTACAATTATATGCAACAAGACTTAAAGATGACGGATTAAATCCTACGCGATCGTTGTTAGGGTTTAATAGAATTCATCTAAATATTGGAGAAACCAAAACTGTTGAATTCACTGTTACTCCTAAACAACTAGCAATAGTGAATAAAGATTACCAGCAAGTGGTAATTAATGAGGAAATTTTAATTTCTGTTGGAGGTGAACAACCTGATATTAAAGGAAGAAAAAGCAACAATGTATTATCTGAAATAGTTACCATTAAAGGAACACCTTTTTTAATTGAAAATAACTAA